One segment of Streptomyces sp. TG1A-8 DNA contains the following:
- a CDS encoding glycoside hydrolase family 15 protein, which produces MADTSFQPDPPAHPRYLPIAEHGLVGDLRSVALVGSNGTIDWYCCPSFDAPSVFAAVLDAERGGAFELAAAVSARTKQFYFPDTNVLITRFFTEEGVGEVQDFMPVGADPAGGGDRHRLIRRVVCVRGAVPFRARIAPRFNYGADPHTLRPVDGPDGPLLFESPDRCLALTSTVTLECAGPDVLAAFKLAEGETEVFALDQVDGTVAPRGCARAEAEHEFNATVAYWRRWLHQSRYRGRWREMVHRSALTLKLLTYAPTGAIVAAPTTSLPEQPGGERNWDYRYVWVRDAAFCVYALLRLGFSGEAEAFMRFLTTHISPGCGDASGPLQIMYGIDGRTDLPERELPHLEGHRGSAPVRVGNAAAGQLQLDIYGALIDSVYLYDKWAQPISSAQWDDVCHLVSWVCDHWDQPDEGVWETRGGRKDFLYSRLMCWVAVERAVRLANRRGLPADLPRWLACRDAVYRRIMDRGWSPRRGAFVQYEGGDVLDASVLMMPMAKFIAPTDPKWLSTLDALTGELVSDSLVYRYDPEASPDGLRGDEGTFSICSFWYVEALVRAGRIDEGRLAFEKMLTYANHLGLYAEEIGRTGEQQGNFPQAFTHLSLISAAFNLDRALG; this is translated from the coding sequence ATGGCCGACACGTCCTTCCAGCCGGACCCGCCCGCGCACCCCCGCTACCTGCCGATCGCCGAGCACGGCCTCGTCGGGGACCTGCGCAGCGTCGCCCTGGTCGGCAGCAACGGCACCATCGACTGGTACTGCTGCCCGTCCTTCGACGCGCCCAGCGTCTTCGCGGCCGTGCTGGACGCCGAGCGGGGCGGTGCCTTCGAGCTGGCCGCCGCCGTGAGCGCGCGCACCAAGCAGTTCTACTTCCCCGACACCAACGTGCTGATCACCCGCTTCTTCACCGAGGAGGGCGTCGGCGAGGTCCAGGACTTCATGCCGGTCGGCGCGGACCCGGCCGGCGGGGGCGACCGGCACCGGCTCATCCGGCGCGTGGTCTGCGTACGCGGCGCCGTGCCCTTCCGGGCCCGGATCGCGCCCCGCTTCAACTACGGCGCCGACCCGCACACCCTGCGCCCGGTGGACGGCCCGGACGGCCCGCTCCTCTTCGAGTCGCCCGACCGCTGCCTCGCGCTCACCTCCACCGTCACCCTGGAGTGCGCCGGCCCGGACGTGCTCGCCGCCTTCAAGCTCGCCGAGGGCGAGACGGAGGTGTTCGCCCTGGACCAGGTCGACGGCACGGTGGCCCCCCGCGGCTGCGCCCGCGCGGAGGCCGAGCACGAGTTCAACGCCACCGTCGCCTACTGGCGGCGCTGGCTGCACCAGTCCCGCTACCGGGGTCGCTGGCGGGAGATGGTCCACCGCTCCGCCCTCACCCTCAAGCTGCTCACCTACGCGCCCACCGGCGCCATCGTCGCCGCACCCACCACCAGCCTGCCCGAGCAGCCCGGCGGCGAGCGCAACTGGGACTACCGCTACGTGTGGGTGCGCGACGCCGCGTTCTGCGTGTACGCGCTGCTGCGGCTCGGCTTCAGCGGCGAGGCGGAGGCCTTCATGCGGTTCCTGACCACGCACATCAGCCCCGGCTGCGGCGACGCCTCGGGCCCACTGCAGATCATGTACGGCATCGACGGCCGCACCGACCTGCCCGAACGCGAACTGCCGCACCTGGAGGGGCACCGCGGCTCCGCCCCCGTCCGCGTCGGCAACGCCGCCGCCGGTCAGCTCCAGCTGGACATCTACGGCGCCCTGATCGACTCCGTCTACCTGTACGACAAGTGGGCGCAGCCCATCTCCAGCGCCCAGTGGGACGACGTGTGCCACCTGGTGAGCTGGGTCTGCGACCACTGGGACCAGCCCGACGAGGGCGTGTGGGAGACGCGCGGCGGCCGCAAGGACTTCCTGTACTCGCGGCTGATGTGCTGGGTGGCCGTCGAACGCGCCGTCCGCCTCGCCAACCGGCGCGGCCTGCCCGCCGACCTGCCCCGCTGGCTCGCGTGCCGGGACGCCGTCTACCGGCGCATCATGGACCGCGGCTGGTCGCCGCGCCGGGGTGCGTTCGTGCAGTACGAGGGCGGCGACGTCCTCGACGCCTCCGTGCTGATGATGCCGATGGCCAAGTTCATCGCGCCCACCGATCCGAAGTGGCTGTCCACCCTGGACGCGCTGACCGGGGAACTGGTCTCCGACTCCCTCGTGTACCGCTACGACCCCGAGGCCAGCCCCGACGGGCTGCGCGGCGACGAGGGCACCTTCTCCATCTGCTCCTTCTGGTACGTCGAGGCCCTCGTGCGCGCCGGCCGGATCGACGAGGGCCGCCTGGCGTTCGAGAAGATGCTCACCTACGCCAACCACCTCGGCCTCTACGCCGAGGAGATCGGCCGCACGGGCGAGCAACAGGGCAACTTCCCCCAGGCGTTCACCCACCTGTCCCTGATCAGCGCCGCCTTCAACCTGGACCGCGCCCTCGGCTGA
- a CDS encoding DUF5709 domain-containing protein, producing MSDLQPEQTPMADDAYQPTGTNEEQEDAAPLDLQDAVGERTYDDMLDEGYSPPERPLGVTKHGVTAAEQHDGESLDERLRQEVPDVVPPAGDEVGDLPGGEGEPVDPEAGGERAGRLVAPDEGAHTDTTKEEVADDVGIDGGAAGAEEAAMHVVPDETELPDRDTGAG from the coding sequence ATGAGCGACCTGCAGCCCGAGCAGACCCCGATGGCGGACGACGCCTACCAGCCCACCGGAACCAACGAGGAACAGGAGGACGCCGCCCCCCTGGACCTCCAGGACGCGGTCGGCGAGCGCACCTACGACGACATGCTCGACGAGGGCTACTCCCCGCCGGAACGCCCCCTGGGCGTCACCAAGCACGGTGTCACCGCCGCCGAGCAGCACGACGGCGAGAGCCTGGACGAGCGCCTCCGCCAGGAGGTGCCCGACGTGGTCCCGCCGGCCGGGGACGAGGTCGGGGACCTGCCCGGCGGCGAGGGCGAGCCGGTGGACCCCGAGGCCGGCGGCGAACGGGCCGGCCGCCTGGTCGCCCCCGACGAGGGCGCCCACACCGACACCACCAAGGAAGAGGTCGCCGACGACGTGGGCATCGACGGCGGGGCGGCGGGCGCGGAGGAGGCCGCGATGCACGTCGTACCGGACGAGACGGAGCTGCCGGACCGCGACACCGGGGCGGGGTGA
- a CDS encoding phosphatase PAP2 family protein, with protein sequence MAAPPPAPGDRRGIAELAGSVALGAWAAFGVLAMAVLGGRSAPPGVDLGLLSWSVGHRPRTAVAAARALTATGTGAVPYALVVLAGLLVGRTGRQRRTTALLAAGCLATGQAARYGTMELAARARPPHPDWRTHASGWSFPSGHTTTAALAAGLVIVALCLRAPRGRGLLCAATAGWGAGVGLTRVFLGVHWFTDVLGGWLFAAGWLGLWLCATARWLPTGPPAGAGAPDTAGTPSPERPRAERTAAPGAGARRASRPDARRSTARRPAPLPARRTAAPSSG encoded by the coding sequence ATGGCCGCTCCCCCACCGGCCCCCGGCGACCGCAGGGGCATCGCGGAGCTGGCGGGCAGTGTCGCACTGGGCGCCTGGGCGGCGTTCGGGGTACTGGCGATGGCCGTGCTCGGCGGACGGAGCGCTCCGCCGGGCGTGGACCTCGGTCTGCTGTCCTGGTCCGTCGGCCACCGCCCGCGGACGGCGGTGGCAGCGGCCCGCGCGCTGACCGCCACCGGCACCGGGGCCGTCCCGTACGCGCTGGTCGTGCTGGCGGGACTGCTCGTGGGCCGCACCGGGCGGCAGCGGCGGACCACCGCACTGCTCGCGGCCGGCTGTCTCGCCACCGGCCAGGCCGCGCGGTACGGAACCATGGAGCTGGCCGCCCGGGCGCGCCCGCCGCACCCCGACTGGCGGACGCACGCCTCCGGCTGGTCGTTCCCCTCGGGGCACACCACCACGGCGGCCCTGGCGGCCGGTCTGGTGATCGTCGCGCTCTGTCTGCGCGCCCCGCGCGGTCGCGGCCTGCTGTGCGCGGCGACGGCCGGCTGGGGGGCGGGGGTCGGGCTGACCCGGGTCTTCCTCGGCGTGCACTGGTTCACCGACGTGCTGGGCGGCTGGCTGTTCGCGGCCGGTTGGCTCGGTCTCTGGCTGTGCGCGACGGCCCGGTGGCTGCCCACGGGCCCGCCCGCCGGCGCCGGCGCCCCGGACACGGCCGGGACGCCGTCGCCGGAGCGCCCCCGCGCCGAGCGTACGGCCGCACCCGGAGCCGGGGCGCGGCGCGCGAGCCGTCCGGACGCCCGCCGCTCGACGGCCCGGCGCCCCGCCCCCCTGCCCGCTCGCCGCACCGCCGCGCCGTCCTCCGGCTAG
- a CDS encoding glycoside hydrolase family 65 protein, with amino-acid sequence MITDRSYAVEPWTVRETALDLDVLAQSESVFALSNGHVGWRGNLDEGEPHGLPGSYLNGVHELHPLPYAEAGYGYPESGQTVINVTNGKILRLLVDDEPFDLRYGRLVAHERVLDLRRGVLERTCEWTSPAGSTVRVRSTRLVSLTQRAVAAVAYEVEPVDSRTRVVIQSELVTNESLPEPDGDPRAAIALKSPLEQEDGFASGNRLRLVHRTRRSGLRVAVAADHVVTGPERTTIRGESGIDVARLTVTSVLEPGQTLRVEKLVAHGWSGTRSLPAMADQVDAALAAAAHDGWQGLLDAQRAYLDDFWGRADVEVEGDEEIQQAVRFALFHVLQAGARAEQRAIPAKGLTGSGYDGHAFWDTEMFVLPVLTYTAPEAVAEALHWRYNTLDAARERAVQLGLGGAAFPWRTIAGSEGSAYWPAGTAAFHVNADIADAVIRYVEATGDTAFEREVGVELLVETARLWRSLGHHDHHGVFHIDGVTGPDEYSAVADDNTYTNLMARANLLAAADAVERHPGEARRLGVEEEESAAWRDTAEAMHVPYNHELGVHEQHAGFTRYQRWDFAGTRPDQYPLLLHFPYFDLYRKQVVKQADLVLAMYTCGAHFDEEQIARNFAYYEPLTVRDSSLSACCQAVIAAQAGHLRLAYAYTAEAALMDLQDLEHNTRDGLHIASLAGTWMALVAGFGGMRHDGAGLCFAPRLPERLRRLAFHLQVLGRRLRVEIGAEKAVYTLLDGPPLTLHHHGEPVTVSTDGPTVRAIPPATPRPTPEQPLHRAPNGA; translated from the coding sequence GTGATCACCGACCGGTCGTACGCCGTCGAGCCGTGGACCGTGCGCGAGACGGCGCTCGACCTCGACGTCCTCGCCCAGAGCGAGTCGGTGTTCGCGCTGTCCAACGGCCACGTCGGCTGGCGCGGCAACCTGGACGAGGGCGAGCCGCACGGCCTGCCCGGCAGCTACCTCAACGGCGTGCACGAGCTGCACCCGCTGCCGTACGCGGAGGCCGGCTACGGCTATCCCGAGTCCGGGCAGACCGTCATCAACGTCACCAACGGCAAGATCCTCCGGCTCCTGGTGGACGACGAGCCGTTCGACCTGCGCTACGGCCGGCTCGTCGCCCACGAACGCGTCCTGGACCTGCGCCGGGGGGTGCTGGAGCGGACCTGCGAGTGGACGTCCCCGGCCGGTTCCACGGTCCGGGTGCGCTCCACCCGGCTGGTCTCGCTCACCCAGCGGGCGGTGGCCGCCGTCGCCTACGAGGTGGAGCCCGTCGACAGCCGCACCCGGGTGGTGATCCAGTCCGAGCTGGTCACCAACGAGAGCCTGCCGGAACCGGACGGCGACCCGCGCGCGGCGATCGCCCTGAAGTCGCCACTGGAGCAGGAGGACGGCTTCGCCTCCGGCAACCGGCTGCGGCTGGTCCACCGCACCCGCCGCAGCGGCCTGCGGGTGGCCGTCGCCGCCGACCACGTCGTCACCGGGCCCGAGCGCACCACGATCCGCGGCGAGAGCGGCATCGACGTGGCCCGGCTCACCGTCACCTCCGTCCTGGAGCCGGGGCAGACGCTGCGCGTGGAGAAGCTGGTCGCCCACGGCTGGTCCGGCACCCGCTCGCTGCCCGCCATGGCCGACCAGGTCGACGCGGCGCTCGCCGCCGCCGCGCACGACGGCTGGCAGGGCCTCCTCGACGCCCAGCGGGCCTACCTGGACGACTTCTGGGGCCGCGCGGACGTCGAGGTGGAGGGCGACGAGGAGATCCAGCAGGCCGTCCGGTTCGCCCTCTTCCACGTCCTGCAGGCCGGGGCCCGCGCCGAGCAGCGGGCCATCCCCGCCAAGGGGCTCACCGGCTCCGGCTACGACGGGCACGCCTTCTGGGACACCGAGATGTTCGTGCTGCCCGTCCTCACCTACACGGCCCCCGAGGCCGTCGCCGAGGCGCTGCACTGGCGCTACAACACCCTGGACGCCGCCCGCGAGCGCGCGGTCCAGCTCGGGCTCGGCGGTGCGGCGTTCCCCTGGCGGACCATCGCCGGCTCGGAGGGCTCGGCGTACTGGCCGGCCGGCACCGCCGCCTTCCACGTGAACGCCGACATCGCCGACGCGGTCATCCGCTACGTGGAGGCCACCGGGGACACCGCCTTCGAACGCGAGGTGGGCGTCGAACTGCTGGTGGAGACCGCACGGCTGTGGCGCTCGCTGGGCCACCACGACCACCACGGCGTCTTCCACATCGACGGCGTCACCGGCCCCGACGAGTACAGCGCGGTCGCCGACGACAACACCTACACCAACCTGATGGCCCGCGCGAACCTGCTGGCCGCCGCGGACGCCGTCGAACGGCACCCGGGGGAGGCGCGCCGGCTGGGCGTGGAAGAGGAGGAGAGCGCGGCCTGGCGGGACACCGCCGAGGCCATGCACGTCCCCTACAACCACGAACTCGGCGTCCACGAGCAGCACGCGGGCTTCACCCGCTACCAGCGCTGGGACTTCGCCGGCACCCGCCCCGACCAGTACCCGCTGCTGCTGCACTTCCCCTACTTCGACCTGTACCGCAAGCAGGTCGTCAAGCAGGCAGACCTGGTGCTGGCGATGTACACGTGCGGAGCCCACTTCGACGAGGAGCAGATCGCCCGCAACTTCGCCTACTACGAGCCGCTGACCGTCCGCGACTCCTCCCTGTCCGCCTGCTGCCAGGCCGTCATCGCCGCGCAGGCCGGCCACCTGCGGCTCGCCTACGCCTACACGGCCGAGGCGGCCCTGATGGACCTGCAGGACCTGGAGCACAACACCCGCGACGGACTGCACATCGCCTCGCTGGCCGGTACCTGGATGGCGCTGGTGGCGGGCTTCGGCGGGATGCGCCACGACGGCGCCGGGCTGTGCTTCGCGCCCCGGCTGCCGGAGCGGCTGCGCCGCCTCGCCTTCCACCTCCAGGTCCTCGGCCGCCGCCTGCGGGTGGAGATCGGCGCGGAGAAGGCGGTCTACACGCTGCTCGACGGACCGCCGCTGACGCTGCACCACCACGGCGAGCCCGTGACGGTGAGCACCGACGGACCCACGGTCCGCGCCATCCCGCCGGCCACCCCGCGCCCGACCCCCGAACAACCGCTCCACCGGGCCCCGAACGGCGCCTGA
- a CDS encoding HAD family phosphatase, with product MTQLGLPDTITACLFDLDGVVTKTAVVHAAAWKETFDAFLRDREGERARPFDEVADYDEYVDGRPRADGVRAFLDSRGIHLPEGAPDDPPEARTVHGLGNRKNDLLLERIRTGGVEAYEGTLRYLEAVRARGLRTAIVSSSANCRDVLRSVGAEHFFDVRIDGVVAAERKLPGKPNPDTFLAAARDLGVEAGRAAVFEDALAGMDAGRAGGFGYVVGVDRTGQTDALYAHGASVVVKDLEELGGAR from the coding sequence ATGACTCAGCTCGGTCTGCCCGACACCATCACGGCCTGTCTCTTCGATCTCGACGGAGTCGTCACCAAGACGGCCGTCGTGCACGCCGCCGCCTGGAAGGAGACCTTCGACGCGTTCCTGCGCGACCGCGAGGGCGAGCGGGCGCGACCGTTCGACGAGGTCGCGGACTACGACGAGTACGTCGACGGACGCCCGCGCGCCGACGGGGTCCGCGCCTTCCTCGACTCGCGCGGCATCCACCTGCCCGAGGGCGCCCCCGACGACCCGCCCGAGGCCCGCACCGTCCACGGCCTCGGCAACCGCAAGAACGACCTGCTGCTGGAGAGGATCCGCACCGGCGGCGTGGAGGCCTACGAGGGCACCCTGCGCTATCTGGAGGCCGTCCGCGCCCGGGGCCTGCGCACCGCGATCGTGTCCTCCAGCGCGAACTGCCGGGACGTGCTGCGCTCCGTCGGCGCCGAGCACTTCTTCGACGTGCGGATCGACGGCGTCGTCGCCGCCGAACGGAAGCTGCCCGGCAAACCGAACCCGGACACCTTCCTGGCCGCCGCCCGGGACCTGGGCGTCGAGGCCGGGCGGGCGGCCGTCTTCGAGGATGCGCTGGCCGGCATGGACGCGGGCCGCGCGGGCGGCTTCGGGTACGTCGTCGGCGTCGACCGCACCGGACAGACCGACGCGCTGTACGCGCACGGCGCGAGCGTCGTCGTCAAGGACCTCGAAGAGCTGGGAGGTGCGCGGTGA